In Bombus huntii isolate Logan2020A chromosome 9, iyBomHunt1.1, whole genome shotgun sequence, a single window of DNA contains:
- the LOC126869886 gene encoding E3 ubiquitin-protein ligase XIAP-like, producing the protein MSPVPSTSHGIEENNDDYRFEASRRWSFRSWPKSFIDPVSLAAAGFYYTGEIDRVKCFECELVVNDWTDGDIPMQIHEMRSPECRFIRSEHCDNVPIGVDPDKVLRTERRNRNITCRYGLQYHESFDFNDHQFLRHLRYPTAYELSRLGLQYVKKAKNLKYVTYESRLNSFESWPTYMKQTSEELADAGFYYTGVHDFTTCFHCGNTKAGWRDEVPWEEHAILSPRCCYLLIVRGWEYVNKIAGEKIYETCAEVSTKN; encoded by the coding sequence ATGTCGCCGGTTCCATCCACTTCGCATGGCATCGAAGAAAATAACGATGATTATCGTTTTGAAGCAAGTAGACGTTGGAGTTTTCGAAGTTGGCCTAAATCTTTCATTGACCCTGTCAGTCTTGCAGCTGCAGGATTCTATTATACGGGTGAAATAGATAGAGTGAAATGCTTTGAATGTGAATTGGTGGTAAATGACTGGACAGACGGTGATATTCCAATGCAGATTCATGAGATGCGTTCTCCAGAGTGCAGATTTATCCGCAGTGAACATTGTGATAATGTACCAATTGGAGTAGATCCTGATAAAGTTCTACGGACAGaacgaagaaatagaaatataacttGTCGTTATGGTTTACAATATCATGAGTCATTTGATTTTAATGACCATCAATTTTTACGACATTTAAGGTACCCAACGGCATATGAACTTAGCCGTTTGGGACTACAATATGTTAAGAAAgctaaaaatttgaaatatgttACTTACGAATCCAGACTAAATTCATTCGAATCATGGCCTACATATATGAAACAGACAAGTGAAGAATTAGCCGATGCAGGCTTCTACTACACCGGAGTACATGATTTCACTACCTGTTTCCATTGTGGAAATACTAAAGCTGGTTGGAGAGATGAAGTTCCATGGGAAGAGCATGCAATTTTGTCTCCCAGatgttgttatttattaatagtacGGGGCTGGgaatatgttaataaaatagcAGGCGAGAAGATATATGAAACTTGTGCAGAAGTAAGTACAAAAAATTAA